The Prochlorococcus sp. MIT 1300 genome has a window encoding:
- a CDS encoding anhydro-N-acetylmuramic acid kinase, with the protein MHVLGLMSGTSADGVDAVLAYFSGSPARPNWEILDFAFTSYPASLRKTIVEVGQGQRLSSSDWLELSEAVTEVQANAADKCASRSNYELVGCHGQTVWHRPPGESSRGASLQILHAQLLAQLLNKAVVYDFRSADMVLGGQGAPLVPKADEALLGRGQFWRGILNLGGISNLTLIPPCTGPDCRASVMGWDCGPANSLIDLAVQYFTNGDLEFDRDALIASKGIVHEELIEKWLLEPFFQQLPPKSTGREKFGVLDLRERLGRNLSIGKEDLIATLTAFTAAIVAQDLNRWAIRNFVRPNEMLISGGGRRNPILLHQLRRRCLGTRIRPIEEFGIPSTAREALAFALLAWWHMLKYEGNLASVTGASRSAVLGIRVNPV; encoded by the coding sequence ATGCATGTTCTGGGGTTGATGAGTGGGACCAGTGCTGATGGTGTTGATGCAGTTCTTGCTTATTTCAGTGGATCTCCTGCAAGACCTAATTGGGAAATACTCGATTTTGCTTTCACTTCTTATCCCGCCAGTCTTAGAAAAACAATAGTTGAGGTTGGTCAAGGGCAGAGACTCAGTAGCAGTGATTGGCTTGAGCTATCAGAGGCTGTTACGGAAGTACAGGCCAATGCGGCAGATAAATGTGCTTCTCGAAGTAACTATGAGCTTGTTGGGTGTCATGGGCAAACCGTTTGGCATAGACCCCCTGGGGAATCTTCGCGAGGCGCCAGCTTGCAAATTCTTCATGCTCAGTTGCTTGCTCAATTATTGAATAAAGCAGTCGTATATGACTTTCGATCAGCAGACATGGTTCTGGGAGGTCAAGGAGCTCCGCTGGTCCCTAAAGCTGATGAAGCATTGTTGGGAAGGGGGCAGTTTTGGCGAGGAATATTGAATTTGGGTGGGATTTCAAATCTCACTTTGATACCACCTTGTACAGGGCCTGATTGTCGGGCTTCAGTAATGGGGTGGGATTGTGGGCCAGCAAACAGTCTTATTGATTTGGCAGTTCAATATTTTACTAATGGCGACCTTGAATTTGATCGAGATGCATTAATTGCTTCGAAAGGCATTGTGCACGAAGAGTTAATAGAGAAATGGCTTTTGGAACCTTTCTTTCAGCAACTTCCGCCGAAATCAACTGGCAGAGAAAAATTTGGGGTTCTGGATTTGCGAGAACGTTTGGGAAGGAATCTTTCTATTGGTAAGGAAGATCTGATTGCCACACTTACTGCCTTTACTGCTGCAATTGTGGCGCAGGATCTCAATCGTTGGGCTATACGAAATTTCGTTCGACCAAATGAAATGTTGATTTCTGGTGGCGGTAGAAGGAATCCAATTTTGCTTCATCAATTGCGCCGTCGCTGTTTAGGTACAAGGATTAGACCCATTGAAGAGTTTGGGATTCCTTCTACGGCTCGGGAGGCTCTTGCATTTGCTTTATTGGCTTGGTGGCACATGTTGAAATATGAGGGAAACCTTGCTTCTGTAACGGGGGCTTCTCGCTCTGCAGTTCTAGGTATTCGAGTTAACCCTGTTTAA
- a CDS encoding TrkA family potassium uptake protein, which translates to MSQWWQWSPQPGSDKLGFAVVGVGRFGSAVCRELLQNGAEVLAVDSSERAIEELRQLEPAIEARVVDSTDEESMREAGVLEMGTVVVGISEPIEASITTTFIAKDSSGTKVRQVIARATSDLHEKMLKRVGADRVVFPSRMQGERLGLELVRPNLIERLELDDETGIDEIKVPDLFVGRSLRDLNLRKNYRVNVLAAGPTHRLTVNPPATYVLEPDYVLVVMGLMEDLQELPQT; encoded by the coding sequence ATGAGTCAATGGTGGCAATGGTCACCCCAACCAGGCTCAGACAAATTGGGCTTTGCCGTCGTTGGGGTTGGTCGTTTTGGAAGTGCTGTTTGCAGAGAGCTTTTGCAAAATGGTGCTGAAGTTTTAGCTGTTGATTCGTCTGAAAGGGCTATTGAGGAGTTGCGTCAACTTGAACCTGCAATCGAAGCCAGAGTTGTTGATAGCACTGATGAAGAGTCCATGCGTGAGGCTGGAGTTCTCGAGATGGGAACAGTGGTTGTTGGTATTAGCGAGCCGATCGAAGCAAGCATTACAACCACTTTTATCGCCAAAGACAGTTCAGGGACGAAGGTGAGGCAGGTAATTGCTAGGGCTACGAGCGATTTGCATGAAAAGATGTTGAAACGGGTTGGTGCAGATAGGGTTGTTTTCCCCTCAAGAATGCAAGGTGAACGTTTGGGCCTTGAACTGGTTAGGCCGAATTTGATTGAGCGTTTAGAACTTGATGATGAGACAGGCATTGATGAAATAAAAGTGCCTGATTTGTTTGTCGGTCGCTCTTTGCGTGATCTCAATTTGAGAAAAAATTATCGGGTCAATGTTTTGGCGGCTGGTCCTACACATCGACTTACAGTTAATCCGCCTGCAACTTATGTCCTAGAGCCAGATTATGTACTTGTAGTCATGGGACTGATGGAAGACCTCCAAGAACTGCCTCAGACCTGA